From a region of the Pan paniscus chromosome 19, NHGRI_mPanPan1-v2.0_pri, whole genome shotgun sequence genome:
- the LOC117976576 gene encoding large ribosomal subunit protein uL23-like, protein MAPKAKKEAPAPSKAEAKAKALKAKKAVLKGVHSHKKKKIRTSPTFRQPKTLRLWRQPKYPQKSAPRRNKLDHYAIIKFPLTTESAMKKIEDNNTLVFIVDVKANKHQIKQAVKKLYDIDVAKVNTLIWPDGEKKAYVRLAPGYDALDVANKIGII, encoded by the coding sequence ATGGCGCCGAAAGCGAAGAAGGAAGCTCCTGCCCCTTCTAAAGCCGAAGCCAAAGCGAAGGCTTTAAAGGCCAAGAAGGCAGTGTTGAAAGGTGTCCACAGCCACAAAAAGAAGAAGATCCGCACGTCACCCACCTTCCGGCAGCCGAAGACACTGCGACTCTGGAGACAGCCCAAATATCCTCAGAAGAGCGCTCCCAGGAGAAACAAGCTTGACCACTATGCTATCATCAAGTTTCCGCTGACCACTGAGTCTGCCATGAAGAAGATAGAAGACAACAACACACTTGTGTTCATTGTGGATGTTAAAGCCAACAAGCACCAGATTAAAcaggctgtgaagaagctctatGACATTGATGTGGCCAAGGTCAACACCCTGATTTGGCCtgatggagagaagaaggcatATGTTCGACTGGCTCCTGGTTACGATGCTTTGGATGTTGCCAACAAAATTGGGATCATCTAA